cctttcatttgaatacccacaccaatttttcatatattttatatatttcataaatatcatatatattaaatatatgaaatatataaaaaaaatcatgtgggtattcaaatgaaaggtctcgattagtgtaacatcaaaatgagcttatatcttcaactCAACATCATTAGGTGACAAGATACAAcctttatttcttaattatagacattttttaaagatataagctcactctgacattacactcattgagacctttcatttgagtactcacatcaatttttcatatattttatatatttcataaatatcatatacataaaatatatgaaatatataaaaagatcatgtgggtactcaaatgaaaggtcttgattagtgtaacatcgagatgagcttatatcttcaactAACATCATTAGGTGACAAAGATAcaacatcatttttttaaatattgacatttttaaagatataagcttaccctgacattacactcatcgacacctttcatttgagtaccctcatgcatttttgatatatttttcatatatacagatatataatataaataaatatttaaaatatatgaaaaattgatgtaggtgctcaaatgaaagctcttgatgagagtaacatcgggatgagcttatatctttaaaaatatcaataattaagaaatgacttccaactttgtattttgtgaactattgacatttttaaagatataagctcatcccgacattacactcatcaagacctttcatttgagtacccacatcaatttttcacatatttcatatatttatatatattatgtatatatatttatgaaaaatatatcaaaaatgcatgtgggtactcaaatgaaagctcttgatgagagtaatatcaagatgagcttatatctttaaaaacgtcaatatttaagaaagtacagtgcaatttaacaaaactcattatttaataaagcgaaattgtatttatttatagtccacatagtgactgcaaagttgctagttattattattatagtataaaatttgaaataataataataataaagttattgtaaaagttaaaaaattattattatttaaatgattaaaaaattaaattaaaaataattaatcaccCTCTAGATCGCAAATTGACAACTAATAAGATTCTTCGCACAAACTTGACCATTAATTTACCAGAAAGGTCAAAGGTAATTGATTTTCCCCTTAATCggtttaaatcaaaataaattttctccaccgatgaaaataattttataaagtaaaaatttcataataaattaaaaagaaaaaaaaatacgatcCAGAGTTATGGTGTgacctttaaaaaaaaaaaaaataactcttGCCGCAATCGGACGAGTTATAATTTGCGGATCAATTGAACTAGTGATTGTAAAATAGTTATTacataattcaaataaaaagaaaaaaaatactttttatccgattgttaattattaataatcagcAAAAAATTGGTGAAGGTTGAATAAGTAACGTTTGTAttgctaaataaaaatacctcGGTGAAAGTAACGCCCTCGGCTCTAATTAATACGTAGACGGCAAATGCTGGAATGCAGATCAGTGACAAGGACGCTATTCCCCAACCAACAGCTTCTGCCCACCATGGATACTGATAAGCTCCATTGCCATACGTCGGGCTTTGATAATCAATCAAACTAAATACCCATACCGACTAAACAAACAAAAACATTATTAACATTagtcattaataatattattttttgaaatgatcaaaaaaatttttattctctattttttaatatcataatcaAATACCCGTAggctaaaataatttcatatacTTTTTATGCAAttcatttgataaatttttatcgcgtgaatattttttttttttttttttcaagcccGAGGATACTCGGCCAGAATGCTAACtcacaaataataaaaataaaatacggTTACCATTATCAGAAGAGGTGCTGCTATAAACCAACAAAATTGAATGTACATCGATGGAACTCTTCCAGTCATTTCCGAGACATTGCTACACAGTCTTCGTACACCGTAGAACCACGATATTGCGATAACTTCAAAGAATGCCAAGAACATGATAGAAATCGATGCTGCATAATGATCAATCAGTTGAAAGAAATATATTCCAccctaaataattaaattcaataataagatttcttttattaattaattttttggaaaaattttaacttaccTGTGAGACATTGGGCAATCCGCAAATAAAAGAAACAGCGCAAATAATAAGAACTAACATTTCGTgacaaagtaaattttttttcacccaATTGGGAAATCCGTCTTGTATTGACGTCACGACTACTTCAACAACagcaaactaaaaaattttaattttttaagctagaaaaattattttttcatataacttGCATTGAAAAATGCAagtttcaatgcctgttgaaccaaccgaaactagacaatttcagaccaatgcgacTGTGCCGGGCGAGGAATCAAtcatttctgccctccggccggaaagtggcaactttctggccgctgcgctaaacaaagttgccacattccggctacgtcgagcagaaaaatagtatacacaccttggccagtaaataagaaagcctcagatc
The DNA window shown above is from Cotesia glomerata isolate CgM1 unplaced genomic scaffold, MPM_Cglom_v2.3 scaffold_153, whole genome shotgun sequence and carries:
- the LOC123273886 gene encoding sodium- and chloride-dependent GABA transporter ine-like, with the protein product MLVLIICAVSFICGLPNVSQGGIYFFQLIDHYAASISIMFLAFFEVIAISWFYGVRRLCSNVSEMTGRVPSMYIQFCWFIAAPLLIMSVWVFSLIDYQSPTYGNGAYQYPWWAEAVGWGIASLSLICIPAFAVYVLIRAEGVTFTEKLRNSIRSHFEACKVCRQEYCANPLHNLSDTDKEQIKQPLQEMNSLINNVPITIIPAKSKT